In the genome of Taurinivorans muris, one region contains:
- a CDS encoding metallophosphoesterase — MIFQFLVPISLAVCIVFAWGAYTLPFSSKGKCFFFALNVFGLAYIIPIGPFLDPARYLPYPLVLGLALLSAFAFFYFWIKIMQIGIAIVLFIISIWYKKTKSIRNAAFTSCKVNILLISICLITAPYSVYETTKVPRVKHVTLKYETLPEELENYTIALLTDTHTGLIFQEKWQENIVRKIMEAKPQLIVHTGDIGDVKPQDIKKHLAPLKNLSAPDGVYYVFGNHENYHTLAYWQNFFKENNLNVLENEAIQIHEYLSLTGASPRLRNFPADTAEPLKTIPTQGFKIFLDHYPASFRKTAPHIDLQLSGHTHGGTVFFLAPVVKKFNAGFVSGIYEQNKAKLYVSSGTGIWTYTAFRLFVPSEITLIHLTGKNNRGHENR; from the coding sequence ATGATTTTTCAATTTCTTGTTCCCATATCTCTTGCGGTTTGTATCGTCTTTGCATGGGGGGCGTATACCCTGCCCTTTTCCTCCAAAGGGAAATGTTTTTTCTTTGCGCTTAATGTATTTGGTTTAGCCTATATCATTCCCATCGGACCTTTTCTCGACCCCGCACGCTATTTGCCCTATCCGCTTGTTCTCGGTTTGGCATTGCTCAGCGCATTCGCCTTTTTTTACTTTTGGATAAAAATAATGCAAATAGGCATTGCAATAGTTTTATTCATTATTTCAATATGGTATAAAAAAACAAAGTCAATCCGGAATGCCGCTTTCACATCCTGCAAGGTCAATATCCTCCTTATTTCAATCTGTCTTATTACCGCCCCTTACAGCGTCTATGAAACGACCAAAGTTCCGCGCGTGAAACATGTGACGCTGAAGTATGAAACGCTTCCGGAAGAATTGGAAAATTATACGATAGCGCTGCTCACAGATACGCATACCGGCTTGATTTTCCAAGAAAAATGGCAGGAAAATATTGTGCGGAAAATAATGGAAGCCAAGCCTCAATTAATTGTCCATACGGGCGATATAGGCGATGTCAAACCGCAAGACATAAAAAAACACCTTGCCCCGCTCAAAAACCTTTCCGCTCCTGACGGAGTATACTATGTTTTCGGCAATCACGAAAACTACCATACGCTTGCATACTGGCAAAATTTTTTCAAAGAAAACAATCTCAATGTCTTGGAAAATGAAGCCATTCAAATCCATGAATATTTATCCCTTACCGGGGCGAGCCCGCGCCTGCGGAATTTTCCCGCTGACACGGCAGAACCGCTGAAAACCATTCCTACTCAAGGATTTAAAATATTTTTGGACCATTATCCGGCCAGCTTCAGAAAAACAGCTCCCCACATCGATTTGCAGCTTTCCGGGCATACGCACGGCGGAACAGTTTTTTTCCTCGCCCCTGTCGTCAAAAAATTCAATGCAGGCTTTGTAAGCGGAATATATGAACAAAACAAGGCGAAACTTTATGTCAGCAGCGGCACAGGAATTTGGACGTACACCGCCTTCAGGCTTTTTGTCCCCAGCGAAATCACGCTCATCCACTTGACAGGAAAAAACAATAGGGGTCACGAAAACCGATAA
- a CDS encoding GNAT family N-acetyltransferase, with protein MEFVKIIDNDKTKYMDLLLIADEQADMIEKYLYRGEMFALRDDNEIKAVCIVTQEQSGIYEIKNIAVVPLYQRKGYGRKLISFIADYCKNGAELYVGTGDTPATLHFYEKCGFEKSHVVKNFFTDNYDHPIYENGQQLIDMIYLKRKL; from the coding sequence ATGGAATTTGTAAAAATTATTGACAACGATAAAACAAAATACATGGATTTGCTGCTTATCGCGGACGAACAAGCGGATATGATAGAAAAATATTTGTACCGGGGGGAAATGTTCGCTTTACGCGATGATAACGAAATAAAAGCGGTCTGCATTGTCACGCAGGAACAATCCGGCATTTATGAGATTAAGAACATTGCCGTTGTCCCCCTGTACCAGCGAAAAGGATACGGGCGAAAACTCATCTCGTTCATTGCCGATTACTGCAAAAATGGCGCGGAATTATACGTCGGCACAGGCGATACCCCTGCGACACTCCATTTCTACGAAAAATGCGGTTTTGAAAAATCCCACGTTGTCAAAAACTTTTTTACGGACAATTACGACCACCCCATATACGAAAACGGACAACAGCTAATAGATATGATTTATTTGAAAAGAAAACTGTAA
- a CDS encoding pyridoxamine 5'-phosphate oxidase family protein → MRRKDKEITSEDEILRIIQNARICHVAFHDEKYPYIVPLCYGFDHQGNKKSLYFHVAKSGKKLDLIMKNPHVAFEIERDVSIYRGKSVCDYSMVFESVCGTGTMRIIDDENEKIYALQCVTKHNSFYDKNEKHTSAVDTELYNAYFDVEHVQGIVLLELIIESWTGKNSKPH, encoded by the coding sequence ATGAGAAGAAAAGATAAAGAAATCACTTCCGAAGATGAAATCTTACGTATTATTCAAAATGCACGTATTTGCCATGTGGCTTTCCATGATGAAAAATATCCTTATATTGTGCCGCTTTGTTATGGTTTTGACCATCAGGGAAATAAGAAATCCCTTTATTTTCATGTGGCTAAGAGCGGAAAAAAGCTTGATTTGATTATGAAAAATCCTCATGTCGCTTTTGAAATTGAAAGAGATGTGAGCATTTACAGAGGTAAAAGCGTTTGCGATTATTCCATGGTTTTTGAGTCTGTTTGCGGTACCGGAACTATGCGGATTATTGATGATGAGAATGAAAAAATTTATGCATTACAATGTGTTACAAAGCATAATTCCTTTTATGACAAGAACGAAAAACACACCAGCGCAGTGGATACGGAACTTTATAATGCATATTTTGATGTTGAACATGTGCAAGGTATTGTTTTACTTGAACTTATTATTGAAAGTTGGACAGGAAAAAATTCCAAGCCCCATTGA
- the thiC gene encoding phosphomethylpyrimidine synthase ThiC has translation MLSKNKVLKTLFDKHAKALSAYEGLSVEELEAGINAGTMVMLGNPNHPNLEPIMIGQPARVKVNANIGTSPLTHCLDSEKNKIKACVEVGADTIMDLSISGDLDSIRRTMIASWHKPIGTVPMYAVGQQILDKDMPISSMDPEMLFKEVEKQAEQGVDYMTLHCGITRKGAQFGDDTDPKYGRVMGIVSRGGSMLARWMLDNDKENPLLVNYDRLLEICLKHNVTISLGDALRPGGGDDAGDAAQIEEAITLGQLVRRSREAGVQTMIEGPGHVRMHQIASNIQIIKQLTYNAPIYVLGPLTMDSAAGHDHIAGAIGGALGVQAGVDFLCYLTPAEHLALPNVDDVMAGVIASKIAAQAGELALGRKHAVERENAMNKARKALDWDGMTKAALDPQAVIARRAPHKDEEVCAMCGKFCAVKMLNDRRKH, from the coding sequence ATGTTATCTAAAAACAAAGTGTTGAAAACTCTTTTTGACAAACACGCGAAAGCCCTTTCTGCGTATGAAGGTTTATCCGTTGAAGAGCTTGAAGCCGGCATCAATGCCGGAACAATGGTCATGCTCGGCAATCCGAACCACCCTAATCTCGAACCCATTATGATCGGGCAGCCTGCACGGGTTAAAGTAAATGCCAATATCGGAACTTCTCCGTTGACCCATTGTCTTGATTCCGAGAAAAATAAAATTAAAGCATGCGTTGAAGTCGGCGCCGATACGATTATGGATTTATCCATTTCCGGTGATTTGGATTCCATCCGTAGAACCATGATCGCTTCTTGGCATAAACCTATCGGAACCGTGCCTATGTATGCCGTAGGGCAGCAAATTTTGGACAAGGATATGCCCATTTCTTCCATGGACCCTGAAATGCTGTTCAAGGAAGTTGAAAAGCAAGCCGAACAAGGCGTCGATTATATGACTTTGCACTGCGGCATTACCCGCAAAGGCGCACAATTCGGCGATGATACGGACCCTAAATACGGCAGGGTCATGGGCATTGTTTCCCGCGGCGGTTCCATGCTTGCCCGCTGGATGCTTGACAACGATAAAGAAAATCCTCTTTTGGTCAATTATGACAGATTATTGGAAATTTGTTTGAAACATAACGTCACTATTTCTCTTGGCGACGCGCTTCGTCCCGGCGGCGGCGATGACGCCGGCGATGCCGCGCAAATCGAAGAAGCGATAACCCTTGGACAGCTTGTCCGCCGCAGCCGTGAAGCAGGCGTGCAAACTATGATTGAAGGTCCCGGACACGTCCGCATGCACCAAATCGCGTCCAATATTCAGATTATTAAACAGCTGACCTATAATGCTCCCATTTATGTGCTCGGACCGCTTACAATGGACAGCGCCGCAGGACATGACCATATCGCAGGCGCTATCGGCGGAGCCCTTGGCGTGCAGGCTGGGGTTGATTTCCTTTGTTATTTAACGCCGGCGGAGCACTTGGCATTGCCTAATGTCGATGATGTCATGGCAGGTGTCATCGCTTCCAAGATTGCAGCCCAGGCAGGAGAATTGGCTCTTGGCAGAAAGCATGCTGTCGAGCGTGAAAACGCTATGAACAAAGCGAGAAAAGCTCTTGATTGGGACGGAATGACAAAGGCTGCTCTTGACCCTCAGGCTGTTATCGCCCGCCGCGCTCCGCATAAGGACGAAGAAGTTTGCGCAATGTGCGGCAAGTTCTGCGCGGTAAAAATGCTGAACGACAGACGCAAGCATTAA
- the xsc gene encoding sulfoacetaldehyde acetyltransferase, whose product MPKMTPSEAMAEVLVNEGVTHVGGIMGSAYMDLLDLFPAAGIDFISVRHEQTAGHMEDAYCRLTGKAGVVIGQNGPGVTNFVTAVATANMAHTPMVIISPSAGSVSIGWDGFQECDTWNLFKPITKASIRVPHPKRAGDIMRTAFRTAYAQRGPVLVDIPRDYFYGELEEEILKPHQYRVAPGGIGNPAQFAHAVEVIKNAKNLVIVAGRGVVDADCVKTVQEMAKFLGAPVATTYLHNDAYPCDDPFWTGPIGYMGSKAAMRILQKADVILAIGTRLSYFGTLPQYDINYFPKSAKIVQIDINPQHIAKTHPVEVGLCADAKDASEELFKRLQAALKAKTDAELQPVYNMVKAELEQWYNEINDIANEPVGTRDGETLMHPRKALEVVGQFVYDKNAIATTDIGNTSSTANSYLRFKNPKRHIATLTFGNTGFAYQAALGAQLACPEDTVLSIAGDGAWGMSLFEVPTAVQYNLPVIATVYNNGAWCAEKKNQIDFYNNRFVGSDIWSNSYAKIGEAMGADGYKVNNQADLKNALEEAQKNRRPAVIEIMTDGWRLAPPFRRDALALPTRFLPKYEHLDAKNFK is encoded by the coding sequence ATGCCTAAAATGACCCCCAGTGAAGCTATGGCTGAAGTACTTGTTAACGAAGGTGTAACCCACGTTGGCGGTATTATGGGTTCTGCTTATATGGACCTTCTCGACCTCTTCCCAGCTGCAGGCATCGACTTTATTTCTGTTCGTCACGAACAAACCGCAGGCCACATGGAAGACGCATACTGCCGTCTTACCGGTAAAGCTGGTGTTGTAATCGGTCAAAACGGTCCTGGTGTCACAAACTTTGTTACCGCTGTCGCTACAGCTAACATGGCTCATACACCAATGGTTATCATTTCTCCAAGTGCTGGTTCTGTTTCTATCGGTTGGGACGGTTTCCAAGAATGTGATACATGGAACCTCTTCAAACCTATTACTAAAGCTTCTATCCGTGTTCCTCATCCAAAACGCGCCGGCGACATCATGCGTACAGCTTTCCGTACCGCTTATGCGCAACGCGGACCAGTTCTCGTAGATATTCCTCGTGACTACTTCTATGGTGAACTTGAAGAAGAAATTTTAAAACCTCACCAATACCGCGTCGCTCCTGGCGGTATCGGCAACCCGGCTCAATTTGCACATGCTGTTGAAGTAATCAAAAACGCTAAAAACCTCGTTATCGTTGCAGGCCGCGGTGTTGTTGATGCTGACTGCGTAAAAACAGTTCAAGAAATGGCTAAATTCTTGGGTGCTCCTGTTGCTACTACTTATCTCCACAACGACGCATATCCTTGCGACGACCCATTCTGGACCGGTCCTATCGGTTACATGGGTTCAAAAGCAGCTATGAGAATACTCCAAAAAGCTGACGTTATCCTCGCTATCGGTACACGTTTGTCTTACTTCGGTACTCTCCCGCAATACGATATTAACTATTTCCCGAAATCAGCTAAAATCGTTCAAATCGACATCAACCCACAACACATCGCAAAAACCCACCCGGTTGAAGTTGGTCTTTGCGCTGATGCTAAAGACGCTTCCGAAGAACTCTTCAAACGTCTCCAAGCTGCTCTTAAAGCTAAAACCGATGCTGAACTCCAACCTGTTTACAACATGGTTAAAGCTGAACTTGAACAATGGTACAACGAAATCAACGATATCGCTAACGAACCTGTTGGTACACGTGACGGTGAAACCCTTATGCACCCACGTAAAGCATTGGAAGTTGTCGGTCAATTTGTATACGACAAAAACGCTATCGCTACTACCGATATCGGTAACACTTCTTCTACTGCTAACAGCTACCTCCGCTTCAAAAATCCAAAACGCCACATTGCTACCCTTACTTTCGGTAACACTGGTTTTGCTTATCAAGCAGCTTTGGGTGCTCAACTCGCTTGCCCAGAAGATACCGTTCTCTCAATCGCAGGTGACGGTGCTTGGGGTATGAGCTTGTTCGAAGTTCCAACCGCTGTTCAATACAACCTTCCTGTTATCGCTACTGTTTACAACAACGGTGCATGGTGTGCTGAAAAGAAAAACCAAATTGACTTCTACAACAACCGTTTTGTTGGTTCCGATATTTGGTCAAATTCTTATGCTAAGATCGGTGAAGCAATGGGTGCTGACGGTTATAAAGTAAATAACCAAGCAGACCTCAAGAACGCTCTTGAAGAAGCTCAAAAGAACCGTCGTCCTGCTGTTATCGAAATTATGACAGACGGCTGGAGACTTGCTCCTCCTTTCCGTCGTGACGCTCTTGCTCTTCCAACTCGTTTCTTGCCAAAGTACGAACACTTGGATGCAAAGAACTTCAAATAA
- a CDS encoding GlcG/HbpS family heme-binding protein: protein MQVLDERNILDAARRFCESHAISRDTPVTLAVCSPSGECVFLLKMHGAPQLSYDIAVNKARTSAVMKVTTRAFHERLIHEGLSVADFCGAGTTGLIGGVPVFVGDEICGGIGISGCKPERDEELAYMFLSYLIEKI, encoded by the coding sequence ATGCAGGTTTTGGATGAAAGGAATATCTTGGATGCTGCCCGGCGGTTTTGCGAATCGCATGCAATTTCGCGCGATACGCCCGTGACGCTTGCCGTTTGTTCTCCCTCGGGGGAGTGCGTCTTTTTGTTGAAAATGCATGGTGCGCCGCAGTTATCTTATGATATAGCCGTAAACAAAGCGAGAACCTCGGCTGTGATGAAAGTTACGACAAGGGCTTTTCATGAGCGGCTTATCCATGAAGGCTTGTCTGTCGCCGATTTTTGCGGAGCGGGAACAACAGGGCTTATCGGCGGCGTTCCTGTTTTTGTTGGAGATGAAATATGCGGAGGTATCGGCATCAGCGGGTGCAAGCCGGAAAGGGATGAAGAACTCGCATATATGTTTTTGTCTTATCTCATTGAAAAAATATGA
- a CDS encoding TRAP transporter large permease subunit produces MNKLTKAADNLEKPFLFIGILFMIFVITYQTFFRYFVSSSMEFLSSRTVLDFFGSALGFSGVNDLFVSWRERLSNIVGYAVWTEEAARYVFIWTTYLAIPLAIKRRANIRVDALFVKFSERVQNLLWVFIDLLLLFFTFTIFYKGIEFVNMQRQFPQVTAALRLPYYIPYLILPLGFGLMLIRTCESLYGQFKRTGIKDFCIGAFIAVLFAVPPFFAEDANAILLLFGYFILLLMFGVPVAFGLGLSALLTVIAAGTLPVDYIAGVAFTSIDSFPIMAIPFFIAAGIFMGAGGLSERLLNLADELLGGLVGGMALASIATCMFFAAISGSGPATVAAIGAITVPAMVARGYDKMFAAATVAAAGAIGVMIPPSNPFVVYGVTAQASIGDLFLAGIVPGILTGGVLMIVTYYISRKHNWKGENRKRTFASVSKAFWNAKWAVLVPVIVLGGIYGGLMTPTEAAAVAALYGLIVGVFVYKELNWRKLYESCVESANMSSVIIMLMAMATIFGNVMTLEQIPQQIAQVILNVTNNPVVIILLINILLLWIGTFMEALAAIVILTPILLPLALQIGMNPIHFGVIIVVNLAIGFITPPVGVNLFVASGIADAKIQSIAKASIPFLLAMLAVLMVITYIPQLSLFLL; encoded by the coding sequence ATGAATAAGCTTACAAAGGCTGCTGATAATTTGGAAAAGCCTTTTCTTTTCATCGGCATACTTTTCATGATTTTTGTTATCACGTATCAAACGTTTTTCAGATATTTTGTTTCTTCTTCCATGGAGTTTTTATCTTCGCGGACCGTTCTTGATTTCTTCGGTTCAGCATTGGGTTTTTCAGGTGTTAATGATTTATTTGTTTCCTGGCGTGAACGTTTGAGCAATATTGTCGGGTATGCCGTTTGGACGGAAGAAGCGGCACGGTATGTTTTTATTTGGACGACGTATCTGGCTATTCCCCTTGCAATAAAAAGGCGGGCCAATATCAGGGTTGACGCTCTTTTTGTAAAATTTTCCGAACGTGTTCAAAATTTGCTTTGGGTATTTATTGATTTGCTGCTTTTGTTTTTTACGTTCACCATTTTTTACAAGGGGATTGAATTTGTCAATATGCAGAGGCAGTTTCCGCAGGTGACGGCGGCTCTCCGCCTGCCGTATTACATTCCTTATTTGATTTTGCCGCTCGGCTTTGGCTTGATGCTGATAAGAACTTGCGAATCGTTGTATGGACAATTCAAACGTACCGGAATCAAAGATTTCTGCATTGGGGCTTTTATTGCGGTTTTATTTGCGGTTCCTCCGTTTTTTGCGGAAGATGCCAATGCGATACTTTTGCTTTTCGGGTATTTCATTCTTTTATTGATGTTCGGTGTGCCGGTCGCTTTCGGTTTGGGTTTGTCCGCGTTGCTGACCGTCATTGCGGCGGGAACATTGCCTGTTGATTATATCGCGGGGGTAGCGTTCACTTCCATTGACAGTTTTCCCATTATGGCGATACCGTTTTTTATCGCAGCCGGGATTTTTATGGGAGCGGGGGGACTGTCCGAAAGACTGCTCAATCTTGCCGATGAATTGCTGGGCGGTCTTGTGGGGGGAATGGCTCTTGCAAGTATTGCCACCTGCATGTTTTTTGCCGCAATCAGTGGTTCGGGTCCTGCAACGGTCGCCGCTATCGGGGCTATTACCGTGCCCGCAATGGTCGCGCGGGGGTATGACAAGATGTTTGCCGCTGCGACTGTCGCCGCCGCAGGCGCCATCGGGGTTATGATACCTCCGAGCAATCCCTTTGTCGTTTACGGGGTTACGGCGCAGGCTTCCATTGGCGACTTGTTTTTAGCGGGCATTGTTCCGGGAATTTTGACCGGCGGCGTCTTAATGATTGTGACGTATTATATTTCCAGAAAACATAATTGGAAAGGTGAAAACCGGAAAAGAACGTTCGCTTCGGTTTCAAAAGCGTTTTGGAATGCAAAATGGGCCGTGCTTGTTCCTGTAATCGTTTTGGGCGGTATTTACGGCGGGCTTATGACTCCAACGGAAGCCGCCGCAGTTGCCGCGTTATACGGTTTAATCGTGGGCGTTTTTGTCTATAAGGAATTGAATTGGCGGAAACTGTATGAATCCTGTGTGGAAAGCGCCAATATGTCTTCTGTCATCATCATGCTGATGGCTATGGCGACTATTTTCGGAAATGTCATGACATTGGAGCAAATTCCTCAGCAAATCGCGCAGGTTATTTTAAATGTCACCAATAATCCCGTTGTCATCATTTTGTTGATCAATATTTTGCTGCTGTGGATAGGAACGTTCATGGAAGCCCTTGCCGCCATTGTCATTTTGACACCGATTTTATTGCCTTTGGCTTTGCAGATCGGGATGAACCCCATTCATTTCGGGGTAATCATAGTCGTTAACCTTGCAATCGGTTTCATTACGCCGCCTGTCGGAGTGAACTTGTTTGTCGCCAGCGGTATCGCTGATGCCAAGATACAGTCCATCGCAAAGGCGTCAATACCGTTTCTTTTGGCGATGTTGGCTGTTCTTATGGTTATTACCTATATTCCGCAGCTTTCCTTATTCTTGTTATAG